TGTCACGCGGCTCGGGAATAGAATATCATTACAACGCTACTAGCGGTTGAAATTAACATTAGATGTAGCGGAGTTTTTATCATACGAGTTCAATTTGTCCTTTCTTATAGAAGTTGATTGTTATTCCCACCATTTTTTATCATAATTTAGAATAAAGACGGGAACATACAACTGAAACGCCATATCACACGATATACTTCGCTTAATTTTATTCAAGGCGCATAGTGCTTCGAGaagaatagtttttttattgctcCGAAATGCTTAAGTCCGcaccagtggtggatttaacgggCCGCCGataagcagttgccgcctgaGTCTTTGCCCAGAAGGCCCCGAACTTCCCAAAAAATTATGATCTTGTCcaaaaactatatttatttatttaatttttttaatttaatttaattatattttttttcgtttcctataattttcataCGCGCGTTTGTAACTccgtgtatacagggtgtcccagaacgtttgccacctgggctattttccttaaatccacTTATCACTTATCTGTGGCCCAGTGTGAGAGCTTATTAAGAAACTGATAAATATTGAAGGACGCGTATAAGTGTACATACACATAAGTGTACATACACAGTACTGTTAAACATTAATTTATTGTATAAATTTACATTCTTTCAACATATATATGCATATCACTTGTTTGCTCTTGCCAATACATGCTTTTACAATCTCATGTTTCACAAGTCTTAGATCATTGCATGGAAGGTACACTGAAAATTCCTGTTACTTATAAAAGAGAAAACAGAACAGGGAGCAAATAACTTAACACAACAAGTATCCTCCCTTCGATATGACAGCGCTATGCTGGAGGATAAGTTAACAAACTGGGTTCCCTAGAACTGTATCATAAACTTATATACAGGGTATAATAAACACCTAAATTCTCGACTTTAGCgacttcgaatatttcaaatACGAAATGTAGCTAGACAATAATTTGATTCTCCGAATCTCATTTCGTTTAGAAAATGGAGCATGTTaaaagaaatgcatcaaatccGGGATAAGCATGCTTCACTCTGCATTCAATGTATCACatattttaacatttaaaatggTATTAACGATTGTAAATAATACGAAAATTAGCTTGTAAATATAATCACctaattcaatatttttcatGAGAAGGTAAATCGAGGAGAAGTCCTCTCGATTATACCTTATACACATAACAAATGCATATTCTTTCTAATCGTTAGAGCAGCGCTGTCCAAAGTctctcccgcgggagcttagggttctcccactctcgtccgcgttgtcagggataccgcgcgacgctaaccgcgaaggcgctagccgggctagcccgtcatggcagcatttttagcgtcgcgcggtctccttgacaacggaaggcacgctgtgcgagagaaagattggaaggggaatcaggcgcgtgaggggcccctacgctgggcAGCGCTGCGTTAGACGTTCGCACTGCGTGTACTAAATAACTGATTGGTACGCAAGTGCCCCTTAAAAGGAAGTAACAAATGCTGCGGTATTTGCACAAGTATCAATTGTAAAACCTGATAACACTTGTTCGCAGAGATACACTTATCTTTCTTGCTTTTCTCATTCCTCGGTCGGAGGATCGGTGTATAATAACACTTGCGTACACGTGTCCGGTACATCGCGACTGGCGCGTAGTAAATGTGAAACAGCGTAAGGAGGCGGTGGTAATGTATCAGCAATTACACagcaaatatatatacacacgtgATAAAATCGAAATGGCAACTCTAGAGGGTAAATAATTCGTAAATAAGTTTACGTGTTATAAATCGTTTTATAAACTTGCACGCTCTCGAAATCCGCATCAttcgtatataaaaaaataatttcgcagCAAGTTCGGTTGTCAACTTCCTTTTAATTACATGTGAGTTAACAAGTCATATGTGTGAAGATTACGGTGCAAGTTATCATCCGCGATCTCCGATCGAAaatctcgattttcatttaacaAATATACAATGTAAATAACAGAAAACTTTAACAGATTGTAAAAATGCGGCGCGTCGTTAAAAGCAACACTTCTGAGCTCGTGTATAAATATATAGCAACAAAAGATTCGAAGAAAGAATTAGTATAATATTCACACATATGACGAATATGCATAAACGCATTCCCTGCTTTCATTTGTTCATATACAACGTTAAATTTCTGGATAAAATAATTATCCCCGAATATAGTAGTAGATATCTCCCGATCTTTGCACTTTAAAAATCACTCTGTCCGCGTACAGACGTCTATTCAGCGTTCGGATTACAAGATATAAGAAAAAATGATCGGTTTATCCAGACGCGTTACAGTACCATtctttaaacatttatatagccatcggctcggttaaAATTTAGAGGAAATAAAAGGATGTTCTCATTGCACTAGCTCTCGAAAGCTCCACGACGCCGGAAGAGAGGCTGTTATACGATAAATGTGAGACAGGTAACTTTCGAAACGGTTGGGAAAGTAACAGTTCCAATAAAACGTTATGTTACACTGTACACATTCTCTACGGATACAATTTATAGCTGGGCTCTAGCCTGGCGTACTCGTACAACTTTAATAACTATTCACAACCGAATGAGGAGACAAGTTAGAAGCTTAGCTAATAAAAATCAAGTATCCCTTCAAGTGTTATTCGTATATTACAAGTTCTACGTAATTTGCGATGTACAAGTCCATGGCAAAACTGTATGGGAAATCGAGCATGGAGCTCTGACCGTCCCCTCCAACAGAATCACACGTCTCTCAGTTTGTCGTGTTAGTGCATTTGAAAAGATATCAAAGAATAACGGATGCTTCTTTCGCCATTGCTCCTTTAAGAGTCGCTCGCCTACGTTGTCATGAGAGCGTATTCCTACTACCTCGCGGCTGGCATCTTTTCGAGAAAGTCCTGCTCGATCACTGTCTCCAGTTGCGTGATGTTCAATGGCGCTTGGGTGTCGCTCGACCTGCGGCTGAGCGTCGTGAAGAAATAATGCAGATCTTGTAACGAACGGATGTTGTTCGACGTTAACAGAAGTTCACCGGGTGTCGCTTTAGCGAAGCTGGACTCTTGTTTGTACTGCAACAGAACACGTGTGACGCAAGGCTCTTAACTGATCTTCAaacgatataaatataaaaagtacAATTTTGGCATTAACGCAGTAGCGCGCTAAACGCTCGATAAACcctgttatttataaattgaacaCACATTTGTTCTCGCTGAAATCACTCCCTCCTCCATTCATTTTCATCTAAATAGCGTGAAAATATTACGCAACCTCTGGAGATACAGATTTTGGGTAGAGGAACGGTTTTATGTTTGATATTTACGAAATTCTGGGAAAAATCAAGCGACTATGATGCACAATGTAATGTTAAATATAATTCAAGCACCCAACTGGTAACGCTAAGGGTTATTGGCGTGGTTTCAAAAATAAAGTATACATATACGTTTCCCATGTAGCTAAAATAAGTATTTCATCAGTGAAAGCGCTTAAGAGCAGTGCACGCGTACTTTGGTTGGACAAATGGTTCGAGgaacaaagaaattaaaaaaagtgaaGAATTAAGCAGGCGATTGCGCGAAACTACTGACTTTTCGACCTGAACGGAATTGCTAGTGCGCGATACAGTCAGATAGCTAATGTACAATGAATTCCTTCTTTTAATACAATTACAAAAGAATTCAATTGTTACTAATTGAGACGAATGTGCAAGCTGCACAGTGTTAATTGAGTACACTCATATGCAATAATAGTGAAAGATCGTACAGAGTTCACTGCCAGTCAGTTTAAAAGTGGCCATGGCAGTGACTGGACTAAAAACAGTCGCTCACTTCATCTTTTACCTTCCAGTGGTAATAAATGCGCGTAAGTGTTATACGTaatcatataaatttataaatgtaaaaggaaattaACGTGGGCTTAGTGTAACAATTTCTGACTACTCCCTCGCATCCACGAACGTCCTCTGTTATAATCTTCGACTAGATCTTTTATCCACTATTTCATCTAAAATCCAAACTGTAAATATTTCTCGATAAAAGTATTAAAGTTCACGAATATGCTAATTTATTTCGCGAAATAAAGACGAGAGAAATAAGAATGCAGTTACGAATTATAACTACATCATTTTTAATGGGCTTCACTTGAGCTAATTGGTAGTAATTACTAGAAATTAAATGACATAAACCGGTATACCGGGCCGCCGATTTTTATCCGGATTACCCATGTAACATTCCATTCTGCAGACTTAACGCTTTATTCTACGACGGATCAATTTATTTTAGAATACACGGATGACTCTGATTACACAGACCTGGAATTCTACGAAGAAATGCCAATTAGTTTCGAGAATTTCGACCACGATAATGTGAATATCGTTCAAGACGATTTTTATATCACGAGTGACTTTGAGGATGCAGTCGGACGAGGACGTCGATGTGACGTTTGTCCTGACCTCCCATTCAAGATCATCAACGATGATACAGCGAAGGGAAGCTCGCCTAATGCACGATTAGATTGGTACAAGCCGCAGAAAGTGTATCGGTATACCAAGCATAGGATCCCCGGGTACGATTACGTAGAGCTCGATCATGTGATTACAAGGAACGTTCAGCAATGCGACGAAAGGTCTGTCTGGACCCACTGCGTCTGCCAGTTCACTTGCTCCGAGCCAGACGCAGTAGATTGTTACACGCCATGCAAAAGTGGATGCGAGTGCAAAGAAGAATACGTCTTCGACGAGAAAACACAGCAGTGCTCGCTGCCAGAGCACTGTTCCCAGAAGGAAGAGGATTTCATTTACTAATACATCATCGAAGCTGAGCTAACCGAAGTAAGGGGTGCACTGCTTTTAGCTGCGCTTTCAACATTGTCCACGCTTTGTAAAACACAACAGCGTACTGAACTTCCATCGATTTCAATAAATTGCAACAGGAAGACTTATGAAACCAAGCGTAAGATGTTTCTTTCAAACGAACCTTGCTGTCCATCAGCTTCGCTATTCTTGTAATGTGTGGTACGAAATCAGAGCACAAGTTATTGTTCTCCATGCATCCAGCTGCCGAGTCTCCAACGAATGCCCATCTATACCTGTAAAATGGATGCAAACTTCTGCGTAAAGCTTCTCTTCGAAAGGTTCGCCGATAGCAAAGGCTTTCACTTACATTTGAAACTGTGGAAGCCTGTGCGCAGGTAAGAGCAGCGCTAGGTCTAGCAACTTGGCAGCGGCAAGCTGCAACTGCAACCAATGAGGATGGCCATGTGCCTGGAGCCCGTTACTGGCGTTCACAGCCCAAGACGAGTCCAAAGCTGAGAGCAGTTTTATGTGCGAGCTGtatgaaattacaaaaataaagtcCATTTAAAACAGGTGCTCCGGTTAACAAATTCTACGATTCATTTCCTGAGAAAGTAATTCTGGTGTATTGCGATTATAAGCGAGAAAACGAAACAAACATAAATTCCATGGATTATCTATAATGTAACTACCATCATTTGACGCTACGAAATATTCAATATTATGTCTCCCCACTTGGAACAAAGTATCTAATTTTATTACGTGTACGAGAAATAATTCCAAGGTACAGGGGCAACTGTAACTTTTAGATACATTGTTCGGGAGTCGAAATCTTGTCTTTGTAAACGTTAATATGCAAGAAGCATTCAATTACCTGCCATGACGACTGATGTCCCAACACCAATCAATTTATGGAGGCATCACAAATTCCACCAAATCGCGGATACCGAAACAGAGCCAAAAACAATATGACATTAGGTATTGTTAATGTTAGTAAGGAGTAAATACACACAGTTTTATTAGAGCACAGCACATTATACGCCAAGGAAAGGCTACAAGATACGTTAAGTGATAGATCAAAGCCGCATGGTAAAAACTCAAAATTGATATTCagttaaggggagaagaccgtataaatcgaacgaaaaatagaaacaaatttttttccctaaatcgcttctaaaacattttaaaactatattctcaaagttataggcgAAATTCAACTCCGTTTTGAtaatataatgttaaataaagtacccttaaagttacgaaaggattagcgcattggtatctttgcaaaaaattcctaaaaattgatacaaaaataagccgtGTATACGAGCTTCTCCCCTTAACTTATAAATTGATTCGTTTCCCATACAGGAATCCATACACGGCTGTTACCATTTAAAAATCGTAATTGTACATCACTTTCGCGTGGTAAATCTTTCAATTAAGATCTCTGTAATTTCATGCGTCGAAAGCACCCAAATCCCAAAAGCAGAGTGATTTTGATAGTGGAGGATTTGAAGCGTTTCTGTACCTGAATTCTTCGCTATCCGCATTCAATTCCTGTTCAATGTATAGGAAGACTTGAACAAGTTCGCTGACAATTACTGGCCACAAGGAAGTGGCATGCTGCGGTGACATTCTTAGAAGTAGAActcgaaaacaaagaaacacttGCGCCTGAATAGATGGAATCACTTGTGGTAGCCGTAGACTGTCAGCCAGTCGCTCTAGTTACAAAAGGAATAGAGAAGTTATTCATGCGAAACCGAACAAAGTATGTACCGATGTATTTACCAGGCTCACCTTGAATTTCTGGCATGTACTTATGATACTGATCCATTTCGCTGCAAAGTATTACGTACGCTAATCTTTTCAAGAGCTGAGCCTTCTGCTCGTACTCCTGCTCCTTCGAAGAGAATATACTGATACTGCTACTCTGAGACATGGAAACGCGATCTGTAACAGAATAGAGTAGTAAGCAAGATTCATTCGCAAGGAAAGCGTCTTAGAGACTATGCGAGGGAATTACTCATTAGATCCCGGAAGGTTGTATTGTCGTGTGTCATTAAATTGTCTATGATAGTTCTCCAGTAAGGTAGACAGGCAGGGGTCATCTGAAAGAAAGCTGAATCTAGCAGGAGATCCAATACATCCTTGCGCCAAGCTTTCCTTGTGTACTGGTAGCCAGATAAGGAACTCAGTAATTGAGAACAAGCAGTGAACGAGGCAATATTCTTTGTCCTGAAAGTAGTTGAGTTAGTAAAACGTAGCGTAGTAATGGAAATATGTAAAGTACGTTAAACGAGGAAGGATCTTACGAGTGATTTTTAAGATATGGCGTAACATTATACATGAGATTAGTTAACAGTGTCACTACGCGTTCCTTTTCTTGAGAGCCATAACTAACATCGAATAAAGGTGCTAATATTTCTGCGAGCACTGCTTGAGCTTGTACACTGAACGCTGCGTTAGGCGGTGTACCAGGTGTTACTGTAATGGAACATTGTATAGTTAACTGTTACATTAAGGCGAGATTACTATATTAAGGGGAGAACCTGGTTTAGAAGGCGGAAAAAAGGCGATTCTCGcgaattttcttaacaaagaaaaataaattcgatcTTTCCAAAAGTTCATCGACGATGTAAGTttatgaaaattaagaaaaacttcgattttttacTTCGGGCCAGAATTAAAGGCTCCATTTTCTCGCCATTTCACAATTCCAACCTCGGCGCGATAAACTTGAAATTTTgctataaattttttcttttgtatcgtgtaaatatatattaaaatacccctaaaattTTGGGAAGgtcgaatttatttttctttgttaaaaaaattcgcgaaaatatCTTTTTTCAGCGTCCTATAGCAGATTATCTCTTAAGGCAACATGGcagtaaaatagaaaaagaaactaATAGAGAAAGAAATGTTCTAAATAAAAAGCACATTACGCACCGGTACCGCCTTTGCCTTCTTTACCTTCCGAAGATCCTTCGGCAACTTCGAAGGCGTCTTCTCTCACTGCTAAGTTCCTTCTTAGCCACGTGGTTTGTTCTAAGCACGCTCCTGCTATTTGCGAGCATGACTCGACGAGCTGAAATTTCAAACAGTGCCCAATTGACCACACGGAAAGGTTTATTAAAAGAGCAGAGCACATACCTTCGCTGACACATCCTGAAGGTCCCTTATATCTTTCTTCTCCTGCATGGGGGGACACTTCTGTACATATTCATTTAAAATGGCTAACAAAAGGAATTGAGCAGGTGCCGTTAGGGATAGGCCATCCTTGAGCAAACCGAGTAACGATGCCCAAGATTCGATAACAGACTGAGACGTGTTACTTTGCATATATACATAAAGTAATTCTAACACAGAAACTTCCAGCGAAAAGTCTTGTTTAACTCCGTGAATGGGTGGTGGGTTCTTTACCACCTGATGCACAGTTTGTACCAAAGTGTCGATAGGCATCACACGAATTGCGCTTACTAAATGCACCATAACTTGCTGATTAGAACAAGCTTCTGGAAgcacctgcatgaaaatgtaAGACATATTTTAACGCATACGTATGATTAGTGGCAAGATATAATGAAGTGCAAATGTGATAAGAGAGGCACCTTTTTCGAATTGCTAGAGGGCTGTCGCCTTTCGTGCCAAGCAACGGCAATCGCAGCCAAAAAGTTTACGCCATGGTGAAAAGATATGGGAGACAAGAGTTCTAAAAGCTGGTGCTTTACTATTCTCGGACTACCCACCACGCAGCTGGCCTGTTCACTAAAATTGTATCGCAAAGAATTCATTCGCGAGTGTACGATTTCGAATAATTaacgaaataaataagaaatgaaaCAAACTTGTCCTTCGCTGCTAAGACTGCTTGCCAGAGAGTAGAAAGGGATGCGATTATTCTTGGTAGATGGCTCAAAGCAGTTCTCCTGGCATGCTGTTGTAATTCAGTCGCAGCATTCTTATCCTTTGATGTAGTAAGATCCTACGAAAGGAACGTAAAGTGTATTCTGTAGAACACTCCTTTGTTGGTAGAATTCTACACGTGAGTTTATAGCTTACGGGAGAAAGAGGGCTCGGCATAAACACGTGAATGAGATTGTTAAATATCTGCCCCGGATTTGCCCCAGGAATTCCAGTCTGAATTGTGCCACTCAAAGGCTGATTGAACGAAAAGCCAATTTGCTGCGATGTGTCCAACAAGCAGTAATGAAGTAAAAACGTTAGAGCTTCTAAGTGCGTGACTGTGTAATCCGCAGGAAGGCAACATTCTACTGTGCTGATGTCCTGCAGCTTTGTCGCTGATgttgtctcttcgttaatgtaATACGATGCCAAGTGCTCTATATTACAGCACAGTTGATGAATGACCGATGTCACTATTCCAGTTAACGAGGACCCCATGAAGGGAAGACTCGATGTAACAAGAGTTGTCCAATGCTGGTGCAAGTGTCGCATATGGTCCTACGGAGCAAAAAGGTAGCGTAAATGAAAGAAGTTCGAATTAACGATGTATAATAATTCGAATCCAACATTTACCAATTGTAAAGCGCTAAGTATGCTGGCGAGGAACATTGGTTGCTGCGGAATCTGTGCGCCAGGTACATACTTTAAGCTACTTCCTATGATATTAGGAGGAGTTCGCGTTGGGGTACTCGGTGTCGGAACTATCGGCGGACATATTTCTTCGCCTTTCTGGTTAACGCACTGGTGTTCCAACATGATTAAAGCTAGTAATAACCTTAAGTAATAATAAAGATGTGTCAGTGCAAAAGGCtactataaaaaataattgctaCGTTCATTTCGATTATTCACCTCAGTAATTGTATTTGGAAAGCTTCTGTGTGGTCGCTGGCTCTGTATTTGCACTTATTTACATCGTTATCTGTAATAGGGTCATTGAACAGTATTATCTCCTCGGTGAATGTGAATACCTCCTCGTTATCCTTGTGCGCATTCTTCATATTCAGCACACTAGATACGAGGCAATGCAGCGCAACCTTTTGTACTTTACATTTCGTGAGCAGATCGACTATGTAACAACTGAAACCCTTTCCTGAGTCACGAACAATAGGAATCAACTCAGAGAACATCAGAGTTAATAACTCTGCGCTCGCAAGTTGCACCtgttaaagaaagaaacagtgttaCCAAAGGTTCGCAGAAGCACGAAGCGAAAGTTGATATCATAATCACCTGTCGATTCCCTGAAATCTCTTCGTGAGTGAGCCTCATTTGTCCTAAGTTGGGATAGTAGCTTCTCGCAAAGTAAAGGCACACGCTAATCAAAACTTCTAAATACATGCTACTTCTATAAGCCGCGATGAACTCTGTATTCGCAATGTCCCCGTGGAAATTCCTCCCAAACACGCTCTTCCGGTGCCTAGCTAGTAAGTTCAGCAGCGTCGAATTCTTCGTGGCATTAGTCACGCCAGTGGTTGCGGCACAGCACAGGAACATTCTAGTGTTCGTTAAGAGTTCGTTGCGAAGAGTACGCAGGGCATAAAGAGTCCTTGTCGAGTCGTAGACCCCGCAGTAAAGTAGCATATGGGAATGCAGGTTGTGAACACCGACACCATAATTGCGACTAGCATTCGCGCTCTGGGACACATTGTCGTCGCTGTTCTTTGGCGTTTCGTCGACGTCGCACAGCTGCATCACACGATCGAGCACTTCGTTCAAGATTTCTTCCACGACACTGTTGCCACTGGAGTTGTTGAAGTATTCCTCCGCAGTGGTGCTGGCTTCCAGATCACCCTCGTCGTCATCCATGGTCCAGCTGGGTACCTCGATGCTAGCCTCGAAGCTTCCAACATCGTGGATATCATAGTTGGTCGTGAATTCATTCGTACTATGATATTTACCCTTAATGATAGTTCCCGCGACTTCTCTGGAACTGCCTGGCATTATAACAGTCTCCTTCTTCGGTTTAGCTTGTTTATTAGTCGTCTCCGGGCTGCTGGAATCGAAACTGTTAGTGATAGAGTCCAGCGAGGAGCCAACTTCGCCGTTTAGCTTCTTCATTCCGTTTTTATCCTTCGCTTTCAAGCTGGAGTTCGCAGACTCGAAGAGGCTCTCGTCCAAGCTGGCTGTCGAACCTTTATCGAAGTCTATCTTCTTAAACCTTGTCGCATTCTTCAACAGCTCTGTCGTCAGACTCGTTTTCTTCGTAGGAGGCATCAGCTCGTCTTCCGTCAACGAGTCGTTTGAATTCTCATTGCAGTTCAACGACAAAGGGTTGACGAACACTGAGATCTTTCGATTACCAGATATACTGGGCGGCACTTCCAGCTCTTTCATGAATTGATTCCTCTCGGTCACGTATTGGTTGCAATTGTCGCCAGCGGCTAGAGTCGTCACGGCGAATATTCTTTTCACTTTAACAGGATTTATggccttcttctttttcttgccTTTCCTCCACTTCTTGTCCTCGTCCACACTATCGCTGACATGATATATCACATTCCCGTCCACGGAGCTGATGGCGTAGATTTTTGCGGAACCTTCCGTGTCGTCTTGTACCTCGGACTTCTCTTCTACCGGATCATTCTTTGTCAGAACGGTGTTACTGTGCTGTATGCTGACGTGGAGGACACTCATGCGACAGGTGGATGGGTCCAGGAGTATCACCAGCAGTGGATCCACTATCCGCGGAATATCACCTCGCATTAGAGAATGGAGAAGCCACGATTGAGCGTGCAGCTTCAACGGAGAGTTATCCGCGAGCTGTAAGTTATCTAGTATCTTTAACAGAGACctgcaaaattgtatatattagcACAGAGTCTGATGAAACCTATTTGAGAGGCAAAACGATGCTCGGCTTACTGGTCGAATGACTTCATGCAGCCCCGTAACCTGGGATTTGTTTCG
The nucleotide sequence above comes from Andrena cerasifolii isolate SP2316 chromosome 2, iyAndCera1_principal, whole genome shotgun sequence. Encoded proteins:
- the LOC143366034 gene encoding protein DOP1 homolog isoform X4 — translated: MGSIALEEYELMKDSKYRVYVSAVDKALKSFEYTSEWADLISALGKLNKVLLSHMKFPVIPRRIKISKRLAQCMHPALPSGVHLKALETYDIIFKCMGTNRLSHELFIYSAGLFPLLGHAAMNVRPSLLTVYETHFVPLGERLRPGLSGFLSGVLLGLEDGSDHFDRTNSLLEKVCEGVGPDHFYACLWDCLASNSGIRLPAISFVLAHFNKKLPMEEQRYIMGTDTRIMVTALCAGVQDSSVLVQRSALDLLLVGFPVHNSQLTHENMVSLVTAALVTILRRDMSLNRRLFAWLLGTEVSTSILKRKTDTTVSDATEHAPTYFDLYSKEMLIEAIKSLLRAVCEESPQDLKPYRILVSLLEKADIGPVILDDILFEVFRTFYNACGQSNRVPKTNEVVKSANLLFSTLEPSYVWIHCGHLFEKACQTRSKTRREPEDDVVRSVGSGMPNFMEVCILTEFLLETVSLDAFIDTPSEHLPGLFYEIVSKLFYHIDLLSPMEISRSLRLCAKILSKVQPTVVSTHAEKAELETKFDAATSANASTVVNDNSLTAIPLEKSQSDSKLNKPDTSSSSFSEKSPSPRRRANSGGATKRSDKKSKKKSSKSTSKLNDSSSMQDNNSNISVVISQESKGIPRNKSMDDIKTGCMEANSISSPSKDQLTTLKQSSKNSPMGSTGSLGRGPSPAFQAQHTMLEKCLRQYETFYVKLISNRVLSKERTVQDMYDNLIIPCPRESFDERMRYLELLLNSRLNMEDSGFFSQDVSVTEEAKRLNILHLYVESVLQLEWEEAVRIASSLFVELSTFPKYFHPGDGLLVEEEPKENIVLPDWLKVLVVCSCWLGKQPALQLTSIATLLDLVALLKAHNDIDTHPKSGEGVTSVIMVPLLKQWHITYLMQYTNVFQVLAHSLWHHLGELPAHKYRLRCVELLHELHHALYSSCDAVEDVIGAALTAENTEKRIEAFNRFSTLWHLGREIETNPRLRGCMKSFDQSLLKILDNLQLADNSPLKLHAQSWLLHSLMRGDIPRIVDPLLVILLDPSTCRMSVLHVSIQHSNTVLTKNDPVEEKSEVQDDTEGSAKIYAISSVDGNVIYHVSDSVDEDKKWRKGKKKKKAINPVKVKRIFAVTTLAAGDNCNQYVTERNQFMKELEVPPSISGNRKISVFVNPLSLNCNENSNDSLTEDELMPPTKKTSLTTELLKNATRFKKIDFDKGSTASLDESLFESANSSLKAKDKNGMKKLNGEVGSSLDSITNSFDSSSPETTNKQAKPKKETVIMPGSSREVAGTIIKGKYHSTNEFTTNYDIHDVGSFEASIEVPSWTMDDDEGDLEASTTAEEYFNNSSGNSVVEEILNEVLDRVMQLCDVDETPKNSDDNVSQSANASRNYGVGVHNLHSHMLLYCGVYDSTRTLYALRTLRNELLTNTRMFLCCAATTGVTNATKNSTLLNLLARHRKSVFGRNFHGDIANTEFIAAYRSSMYLEVLISVCLYFARSYYPNLGQMRLTHEEISGNRQVQLASAELLTLMFSELIPIVRDSGKGFSCYIVDLLTKCKVQKVALHCLVSSVLNMKNAHKDNEEVFTFTEEIILFNDPITDNDVNKCKYRASDHTEAFQIQLLRLLLALIMLEHQCVNQKGEEICPPIVPTPSTPTRTPPNIIGSSLKYVPGAQIPQQPMFLASILSALQLDHMRHLHQHWTTLVTSSLPFMGSSLTGIVTSVIHQLCCNIEHLASYYINEETTSATKLQDISTVECCLPADYTVTHLEALTFLLHYCLLDTSQQIGFSFNQPLSGTIQTGIPGANPGQIFNNLIHVFMPSPLSPDLTTSKDKNAATELQQHARRTALSHLPRIIASLSTLWQAVLAAKDNEQASCVVGSPRIVKHQLLELLSPISFHHGVNFLAAIAVAWHERRQPSSNSKKVLPEACSNQQVMVHLVSAIRVMPIDTLVQTVHQVVKNPPPIHGVKQDFSLEVSVLELLYVYMQSNTSQSVIESWASLLGLLKDGLSLTAPAQFLLLAILNEYVQKCPPMQEKKDIRDLQDVSAKLVESCSQIAGACLEQTTWLRRNLAVREDAFEVAEGSSEGKEGKGGTVTPGTPPNAAFSVQAQAVLAEILAPLFDVSYGSQEKERVVTLLTNLMYNVTPYLKNHSTKNIASFTACSQLLSSLSGYQYTRKAWRKDVLDLLLDSAFFQMTPACLPYWRTIIDNLMTHDNTTFRDLMNRVSMSQSSSISIFSSKEQEYEQKAQLLKRLAYVILCSEMDQYHKYMPEIQERLADSLRLPQVIPSIQAQVFLCFRVLLLRMSPQHATSLWPVIVSELVQVFLYIEQELNADSEEFSSHIKLLSALDSSWAVNASNGLQAHGHPHWLQLQLAAAKLLDLALLLPAHRLPQFQMYRWAFVGDSAAGCMENNNLCSDFVPHITRIAKLMDSKYKQESSFAKATPGELLLTSNNIRSLQDLHYFFTTLSRRSSDTQAPLNITQLETVIEQDFLEKMPAAR